The following proteins are co-located in the Paenibacillus sp. JNUCC32 genome:
- a CDS encoding ABC transporter substrate-binding protein, whose amino-acid sequence MKKLSILLLTCVLIIGALSGCASSESDSGSSNKLVIYSPNSEEIIKTIIPMFEKQTGITVELVTAGTGEIIKRLQSEKQNPYADVMFGGSMAGYRENEALYEPYVSPEDKNLMEGHRNTSGFATPYISDGSVLLVNKNLIGDIKIEGYADLLNPQLKGKIASADPASSSSAFAQLTNMLKAMGGDYESEQGWNYVGQLIENLDGKIASGSGAVHKSVADGEYVVGLTYEDPSSTYVKNGAPVEIVYPKEGAVFLDAGSAIIKDAPHMDNAKKFIDFILSQEAQDAFGTQLTNRPLRQDTKLGDHMKPYEEIHMIDEDTDYVSAHKSEIVERYVDLFTSVK is encoded by the coding sequence CATTATAGGGGCGCTGAGCGGTTGTGCAAGCAGCGAGTCCGATTCGGGTTCGTCGAATAAGCTCGTGATCTACAGTCCAAACAGCGAGGAGATCATCAAAACCATCATTCCGATGTTCGAGAAGCAGACCGGGATCACGGTTGAGCTTGTAACGGCTGGCACCGGAGAAATTATTAAGCGCTTACAGTCCGAGAAGCAGAACCCATACGCTGACGTAATGTTCGGCGGTTCCATGGCCGGCTACCGCGAAAACGAAGCTTTATACGAGCCTTACGTATCGCCTGAAGACAAGAATTTAATGGAAGGACACCGCAATACGTCGGGCTTCGCTACCCCTTATATCTCGGACGGCAGCGTGCTGCTCGTGAACAAAAACCTGATCGGCGATATCAAAATCGAAGGTTATGCGGATTTGCTGAACCCGCAGCTTAAAGGGAAAATTGCTTCCGCCGACCCGGCAAGCTCCAGCTCCGCTTTCGCACAGTTAACGAACATGCTGAAAGCCATGGGCGGCGATTATGAGAGTGAGCAGGGCTGGAATTACGTCGGGCAACTGATCGAGAACCTGGACGGCAAAATCGCCAGCGGTTCCGGCGCCGTCCACAAAAGCGTGGCGGACGGAGAATACGTAGTCGGCCTTACTTACGAAGACCCTTCCAGCACCTATGTAAAGAACGGCGCACCGGTCGAAATCGTGTATCCGAAAGAAGGCGCCGTATTCCTGGATGCGGGATCCGCCATCATCAAAGATGCGCCGCACATGGACAACGCCAAGAAATTCATCGACTTCATCCTGTCCCAAGAAGCCCAGGATGCGTTCGGCACGCAATTAACGAACCGCCCGCTTCGCCAGGATACCAAGCTTGGCGACCACATGAAGCCTTATGAAGAGATCCACATGATCGATGAAGACACGGACTACGTCAGCGCGCATAAATCCGAGATCGTTGAGCGTTATGTCGATTTGTTCACTAGCGTTAAATAA
- a CDS encoding ABC transporter ATP-binding protein, whose protein sequence is MSVTITIQDLIKKYGDTTVIPELSLEIKKGEFFTLLGPSGCGKTTLLRMIAGFNSIEGGTIHFNERVINQVEPGKRNIGMVFQSYAIFPHLTVKGNIAFGLENRKLSKAEINAKVDDILKVVQIEPYKDRMPKNLSGGQQQRVALARAIVIRPDVLLMDEPLSNLDAKLRVDMRNAIKDIQREVGITTVYVTHDQEEAMAVSDRIAVMKSGVIQHLGTPQEIYQRPANVFVATFIGRTNILEGNITKSAGSYALAFGSGYSEEMTNIEVPKSDAKADTLNVQISVRPEEFILTEDQTGMKATIVHSVFLGQNTHYFVDLASGQRVEITQESKTSQILEPGQDIYLKVKKDKINVYDAVGELNYTRGVRL, encoded by the coding sequence ATGAGCGTAACCATAACCATTCAAGACTTAATCAAAAAATACGGCGACACAACCGTCATTCCCGAGCTGTCCCTGGAGATCAAGAAGGGTGAATTCTTCACCCTTCTCGGGCCTTCCGGGTGCGGCAAGACGACACTGCTGCGCATGATTGCCGGCTTCAACAGCATTGAAGGCGGAACCATACATTTTAACGAGCGCGTCATTAACCAGGTGGAACCGGGCAAACGGAATATCGGGATGGTTTTTCAGAGCTATGCGATCTTCCCTCACCTAACCGTCAAAGGAAACATCGCGTTCGGGCTGGAGAATCGGAAATTATCGAAGGCAGAGATTAACGCCAAGGTCGATGACATCCTTAAGGTCGTTCAGATCGAGCCCTATAAAGACCGCATGCCGAAGAACCTGTCCGGCGGCCAGCAGCAGCGCGTTGCGCTAGCCAGAGCCATCGTCATCCGGCCGGACGTCCTGCTGATGGATGAGCCTCTGTCCAACCTGGATGCCAAGCTTCGGGTCGACATGCGTAACGCGATTAAAGACATTCAGCGGGAGGTCGGAATTACCACCGTCTACGTCACGCACGATCAGGAGGAAGCCATGGCGGTTTCCGACCGCATCGCGGTCATGAAATCCGGCGTGATTCAGCATCTGGGAACGCCGCAGGAGATTTACCAGCGTCCTGCAAACGTATTCGTTGCAACCTTTATCGGTCGGACCAACATCCTTGAGGGCAATATAACAAAATCCGCAGGCAGCTATGCCCTGGCATTCGGCTCCGGCTATTCGGAAGAGATGACGAACATCGAGGTGCCGAAGTCAGATGCCAAGGCTGATACGCTAAACGTTCAAATCTCGGTTCGGCCGGAAGAGTTCATATTAACCGAGGACCAGACCGGCATGAAAGCAACGATCGTACACAGCGTATTTTTGGGGCAGAACACCCATTATTTTGTGGATTTGGCATCCGGTCAACGCGTGGAGATTACGCAGGAATCGAAAACGTCACAGATCCTCGAGCCGGGTCAAGACATCTATCTCAAGGTGAAAAAAGATAAAATTAATGTCTATGATGCGGTCGGCGAACTGAACTATACAAGGGGCGTCCGGCTATGA
- a CDS encoding ABC transporter permease, whose product MRETRKRFDVWTNISLLIFVFYILFLALPLFTMLFKSVYNGTTGDFSLAYFTKFFSKPYYLNALFNSVKVTVSVTLLAAIIATPLAYIMATVKIKGSSAIRVLILISSMSAPFIGAYSWILLLGRSGVITKFVSSTFGITMPDIYGFTGILVVLTLQMVPLIFMYVSGALKNMDQSLMEAAESMGYTGLAKMRKVLLPLITPTLLAGGLLVFMRALADFGTPMLIGEGYKTVPVLIFNEFISEVGGDDGFAAAISVIVVLFATTIFLLQKFVANRKSFTMSALHPIEAKKKKGVGNIAAHAVIYLYTLIALLPQLYVIYTSFLKSNGRIFVEGFSLQSYRDAFSNIGGVILNTFFLAIVSLVVIILLAILIAYVTVRRKNALTNTLDIFTMFPYIVPGSILGIALLITFNNKPLGLSGTAVIMIISFVIRRLPYTIRSSAAILHQINDGIEEAAISLGASQMKTFFRITLPMMLAGVVSGAILSWITIITELSTSIILYTGKTKTVTVAIYTEVIRGNYGVAAALSTILTVITVVSLLVFLKLSGQKEVSM is encoded by the coding sequence ATGAGAGAGACGCGCAAACGATTTGATGTCTGGACCAACATTTCGTTACTGATCTTTGTGTTCTATATTCTGTTTCTGGCCCTGCCATTGTTTACGATGCTGTTCAAGAGTGTGTACAATGGCACGACAGGCGATTTTTCCCTTGCCTATTTCACGAAGTTTTTCAGTAAGCCCTACTATTTGAACGCCCTCTTCAACAGCGTTAAGGTGACCGTCAGCGTAACCTTGCTTGCCGCGATTATCGCAACGCCGCTGGCTTATATTATGGCTACGGTGAAGATCAAAGGCAGCTCGGCCATTCGCGTACTGATTCTGATCTCGTCGATGTCGGCTCCGTTCATTGGCGCTTACTCCTGGATCCTACTGCTCGGAAGAAGCGGCGTCATTACGAAATTCGTCAGCAGCACATTCGGCATTACGATGCCGGATATCTACGGATTTACGGGGATCTTAGTCGTCTTAACCTTGCAGATGGTCCCTCTGATCTTCATGTATGTATCAGGCGCACTCAAGAATATGGACCAATCGCTGATGGAAGCTGCCGAGAGCATGGGCTATACAGGCTTAGCCAAAATGCGCAAAGTGCTTCTCCCGCTTATTACGCCAACCTTGCTGGCAGGCGGCCTGCTCGTCTTCATGCGCGCGCTTGCCGATTTTGGTACGCCGATGCTGATCGGCGAGGGATATAAAACCGTGCCCGTGCTGATCTTTAACGAGTTCATCAGTGAGGTCGGCGGCGATGACGGCTTTGCGGCGGCGATTAGCGTCATTGTCGTTCTGTTCGCCACCACGATATTCCTGCTGCAAAAATTCGTAGCCAATCGCAAATCCTTTACGATGAGCGCACTGCATCCGATCGAAGCCAAGAAGAAGAAGGGCGTCGGCAATATCGCGGCTCATGCGGTTATCTATCTGTATACGTTAATCGCGCTGCTGCCGCAGCTCTATGTCATCTATACTTCGTTCCTGAAATCCAACGGCAGAATTTTCGTTGAAGGGTTCTCGCTCCAAAGCTACCGGGATGCTTTCAGTAATATTGGCGGCGTCATTCTGAACACGTTCTTCCTGGCTATCGTGTCGCTGGTCGTCATCATTCTGTTAGCGATACTGATTGCTTACGTAACCGTTCGAAGAAAGAATGCATTGACGAATACGCTGGATATCTTCACCATGTTCCCGTATATCGTTCCCGGCTCCATACTGGGAATCGCCCTATTGATCACGTTCAACAATAAACCGCTGGGGTTAAGCGGGACGGCCGTCATCATGATCATCTCGTTTGTCATCCGGCGCCTGCCCTATACAATACGATCCAGCGCAGCCATTCTGCATCAGATTAACGACGGGATCGAAGAAGCGGCGATCAGCCTGGGCGCTTCCCAGATGAAGACGTTCTTCAGGATTACGCTTCCGATGATGCTGGCAGGCGTCGTCTCCGGCGCGATCCTGAGCTGGATTACCATCATTACCGAATTAAGCACTTCGATCATTCTGTATACAGGCAAAACCAAGACCGTCACGGTCGCCATATACACCGAGGTCATTCGCGGGAACTACGGCGTGGCGGCAGCGCTCTCCACGATTCTTACCGTCATTACGGTCGTGTCGCTGCTCGTTTTCCTGAAGCTTTCCGGACAAAAGGAAGTTTCCATGTAA
- a CDS encoding sensor histidine kinase — translation MKPTPYRNFKESTRHLFRVYTMIPFSILIVLFLAFTIMNGRLNLTQKTTEAAQSISQSISGVYRQYDEEIHRMAESPTVINYVSSHLGSEQVYSEFYDFNNRQKIKSIFHIVNTDGVFLASSAPADALYSNFAFGNLIHRIEQRPGDTLTEMNSFRYSHDRDTSYTFGKAIVKDQQTIGYIIYQLYESDIQKVIFEQNNEIALITDEHNTIIATTSNVTKGVLNKFNPKVDNKGHVLLNGGKYYKYSKRIPGTPIQVITLNSYKSEQYTYYTVSFFVLAASLLLWVLIQFLANKMSARNSESIDKLIHALAQLREGNFNGYVDIQTNDEFQILGNEYNVMLDRLKELIEKNKELSELRTIIEVKQLQSQFHPHFIFNVLETLRYAIKIDANQAQEIVLILSRLLRYSIGHDRSVQLKNDMNYVRDYLKLQQIRFNDRLDYRITVAEETLDVYVPKLLLQPIIENAIKYGYENQSDVLIEINIHTSAGKLILEVRDNGQGMSKERLQEVNRILQSQTNTTQHIGLYNVHRRLVLLYGEASGIHIDSTQGTGTCVVLTIPYEWSEYHV, via the coding sequence ATGAAACCAACACCTTATCGTAATTTCAAGGAATCCACCCGTCATTTATTTCGCGTCTATACGATGATCCCCTTCTCCATCTTAATCGTATTGTTCTTGGCGTTCACCATTATGAACGGGCGTTTGAACTTAACCCAAAAAACGACCGAAGCCGCCCAGTCCATCAGCCAGTCCATATCCGGCGTATATCGGCAGTATGACGAGGAGATTCATCGGATGGCCGAATCTCCCACCGTAATCAACTATGTAAGCTCCCATCTGGGCAGCGAACAAGTATATTCCGAGTTCTATGATTTCAACAATCGACAGAAGATCAAAAGTATTTTTCATATCGTCAATACCGATGGCGTCTTCCTGGCCAGTTCAGCCCCGGCGGATGCGCTGTACTCCAATTTTGCCTTCGGCAACCTCATTCACCGGATTGAACAGCGGCCCGGCGACACGCTAACCGAAATGAACAGCTTCCGCTATTCGCATGACCGCGATACGAGCTACACGTTCGGCAAAGCCATCGTGAAGGACCAGCAGACGATAGGCTATATCATCTATCAGCTGTACGAATCGGACATCCAGAAGGTGATTTTCGAGCAAAATAATGAAATCGCCCTGATCACCGATGAACACAACACCATTATTGCCACGACAAGCAATGTGACCAAAGGTGTGCTCAATAAATTCAACCCCAAGGTCGATAACAAGGGACATGTTCTGCTGAACGGGGGCAAGTACTACAAATATTCCAAACGAATTCCTGGCACGCCGATCCAAGTCATTACGCTGAATTCCTACAAATCGGAGCAGTACACCTATTATACGGTTTCTTTCTTTGTCCTTGCGGCCAGCCTGCTGCTCTGGGTCTTGATCCAGTTCCTGGCGAACAAAATGTCGGCGCGCAATTCCGAATCGATCGATAAACTCATACACGCTTTAGCCCAGCTGCGCGAAGGGAACTTCAACGGCTATGTCGACATTCAGACGAATGACGAGTTTCAAATACTCGGCAATGAGTACAACGTGATGCTGGATCGGCTGAAAGAATTGATCGAGAAAAACAAAGAGCTGTCGGAGCTCCGCACGATTATCGAGGTGAAGCAGCTGCAATCGCAGTTCCATCCGCATTTTATTTTTAATGTGCTCGAAACGCTGCGCTATGCCATTAAGATTGACGCGAATCAAGCCCAGGAGATCGTGCTGATCCTATCCCGATTGCTTCGATACAGCATCGGACATGACCGCAGCGTCCAGCTGAAGAATGACATGAATTATGTCCGGGATTACCTGAAGCTGCAGCAAATCCGGTTCAATGACCGGCTGGACTATCGGATTACCGTAGCCGAGGAAACGCTGGATGTGTACGTCCCCAAGCTTCTGCTGCAGCCGATTATCGAAAACGCTATCAAATATGGGTATGAGAATCAAAGTGATGTGCTGATCGAGATTAACATCCACACCTCCGCCGGCAAGCTCATTCTCGAGGTTCGCGACAACGGGCAAGGCATGAGTAAAGAGAGACTGCAGGAAGTGAACCGGATTCTGCAAAGCCAGACAAACACGACGCAGCATATCGGGCTGTACAACGTTCATCGCCGTTTGGTGCTTCTATATGGCGAAGCGTCCGGCATCCACATTGACAGCACGCAAGGAACAGGCACCTGTGTCGTCCTTACGATTCCTTACGAATGGAGTGAATATCATGTTTAA
- a CDS encoding response regulator transcription factor, translated as MFKVLLVEDEDMIRRGIRFSIDWVQYDCIVIEEGLNGQDGYEKICELRPDIVITDITMPIMDGISMIREGLRQHTFSSIIISGYNEFHLAQQALQLGVTEFLVKPLEDEQLVAALESAKAKVDLIRKYEVISNHPQEKEEILNSKFLEKETKTSKYVSKMIAYVQENYAKKISIHDLVEELGLSAYYLNQKFKAETSYTFNEFLNRYRIQKSIELLKSGDNKVYTIAQDIGFSDYKYFISIFKKYAHVTPSQYQEYFEEKNG; from the coding sequence ATGTTTAAAGTACTGCTGGTCGAAGATGAGGATATGATTCGCCGGGGCATCCGGTTCAGCATCGATTGGGTTCAATACGATTGCATCGTCATTGAAGAAGGACTTAACGGACAGGACGGCTACGAGAAGATCTGCGAGCTGAGGCCTGATATCGTCATAACCGACATCACCATGCCGATCATGGACGGCATCTCGATGATTCGGGAAGGACTGCGGCAGCATACCTTCAGCAGCATCATTATCTCCGGTTATAATGAATTCCACCTGGCGCAGCAGGCACTCCAGTTAGGCGTCACCGAATTCCTGGTGAAGCCCTTAGAGGATGAGCAGCTGGTTGCGGCACTCGAATCAGCCAAAGCCAAAGTGGATTTAATCCGCAAATATGAAGTAATTTCGAATCATCCGCAGGAAAAAGAAGAGATTTTGAACAGTAAATTTCTGGAGAAGGAAACCAAAACCTCGAAATACGTGTCCAAAATGATCGCCTATGTACAGGAGAACTATGCCAAGAAGATCAGCATTCATGACCTCGTGGAAGAGCTCGGCTTAAGCGCCTATTACCTGAACCAGAAGTTCAAGGCGGAGACAAGCTATACCTTCAATGAATTTCTTAACCGTTACCGCATCCAGAAATCGATCGAGTTACTGAAGTCAGGCGACAACAAGGTCTATACCATCGCGCAGGATATCGGATTCAGTGATTACAAGTATTTTATCAGCATCTTCAAGAAGTACGCCCACGTCACGCCGAGCCAGTATCAGGAATATTTCGAGGAGAAGAATGGATAG
- a CDS encoding delta-aminolevulinic acid dehydratase: protein MSKPIMQVALVVGPDCDMESQAVRAALEYFGVRVFTYWIGRPNDLISVLSGDDLYEGTDIMLLNFHGDEGSMIMPELGEEVYEEDEPRGGFGPGEIMRYAKLDGKTVIANGCSLGDPALADAFLKRGCRMYIGPDDYPDGNEALMFVLRLFYEIVQQGRDVKEAFAQAVAMSGELSMYRLYERQGS, encoded by the coding sequence GTGAGTAAGCCGATTATGCAGGTCGCTCTGGTTGTCGGACCGGATTGCGATATGGAGAGCCAAGCCGTAAGGGCGGCTCTGGAGTATTTCGGGGTGCGCGTCTTTACATACTGGATCGGGAGGCCGAATGATCTGATCTCCGTCTTGTCAGGCGATGATCTATATGAAGGCACCGATATAATGTTGTTGAACTTTCACGGGGATGAGGGCAGCATGATCATGCCGGAGCTCGGTGAAGAGGTATACGAGGAGGATGAGCCGAGGGGCGGCTTCGGGCCAGGCGAGATTATGCGATATGCGAAGCTGGACGGGAAGACGGTGATCGCGAACGGCTGCTCGCTGGGGGATCCAGCACTGGCCGACGCTTTCCTGAAGCGGGGCTGCAGGATGTATATCGGGCCGGATGACTACCCGGACGGCAACGAAGCGCTGATGTTCGTTCTCCGGCTGTTCTATGAGATCGTTCAGCAAGGACGGGACGTGAAGGAAGCCTTTGCGCAAGCGGTGGCGATGAGTGGTGAGCTATCCATGTACCGGCTGTATGAACGACAGGGATCATAG
- a CDS encoding carbamate kinase, whose amino-acid sequence MNKFVVVAIGGNSLVKDNGRESIKDQYEAVCEIAANIADMVQAGVNVVVTHGNGPQVGFELRRSEVASEVIGMNAVPLVNCVADTQGGIGYQIQQALTNEFIHRRITKKVATIITQVEVSEADHNFREPSKPVGSFFTLEQAEELKREHPEWVMIEDSGRGYRRVVPSPAPIDIVEKDAIRSLIESGCIVIAVGGGGIPVIKTKDNTYEGIDAVIDKDFATSLLAEQVDAETLIITTGVPQVFVNFGTPEQKALEEVTVDEIKQYVKEGHFPKGSMLPKIEASLNFLKKPRRRVIITNPESLSDAIRKQAGTHIVS is encoded by the coding sequence ATGAATAAATTTGTAGTTGTAGCCATTGGCGGAAATTCGTTAGTGAAGGATAACGGTCGCGAGTCGATTAAGGATCAGTACGAAGCGGTATGCGAAATTGCAGCCAATATTGCGGATATGGTGCAAGCCGGCGTCAACGTGGTCGTTACGCACGGAAACGGGCCGCAGGTAGGCTTCGAGCTGAGAAGGAGCGAGGTGGCCTCCGAGGTCATCGGCATGAATGCCGTTCCGCTCGTGAACTGCGTGGCGGACACGCAGGGCGGCATCGGCTACCAAATTCAACAGGCGTTAACGAATGAATTCATCCACCGCCGCATCACGAAAAAGGTAGCCACTATCATCACGCAGGTTGAGGTCAGCGAGGCCGACCATAACTTCCGCGAGCCTTCGAAACCGGTGGGTTCCTTCTTCACCCTGGAGCAAGCCGAGGAATTGAAGCGCGAGCATCCCGAGTGGGTGATGATCGAGGATTCGGGGCGCGGATACCGCAGGGTTGTTCCTTCGCCTGCGCCCATTGATATCGTGGAGAAGGATGCCATCCGATCACTGATCGAGTCCGGCTGTATCGTGATTGCCGTCGGCGGAGGAGGCATTCCCGTCATCAAGACGAAGGACAATACCTACGAAGGCATCGATGCGGTGATCGATAAGGATTTTGCCACAAGTTTATTGGCGGAACAGGTGGATGCGGAAACGCTGATTATCACAACGGGCGTGCCCCAAGTATTCGTGAATTTCGGTACGCCGGAACAGAAGGCGCTGGAAGAGGTCACCGTTGACGAGATTAAACAGTATGTGAAGGAGGGGCATTTCCCGAAAGGCAGCATGCTTCCCAAAATTGAGGCGAGCCTCAATTTTCTTAAGAAGCCGAGGCGCAGAGTTATCATTACGAACCCGGAAAGCTTAAGCGATGCCATCAGGAAACAGGCCGGCACTCATATTGTGAGTTAA
- a CDS encoding tetratricopeptide repeat protein, translated as MNPDAMNDELIQACDRGDLAATEQLLERGADVHHKDGQGRTALMAATQRNHVSLAQRLIEAGSDVNARDITMLTPYLCAGANGFHEILRLTINGGADLASVNRFGGTTLLPSSEKGYARTVQICLEAGVAVNHVNNLGWSALLEAVILGNGGRLYADIIQLLVEAGADVHLKDRDGKSSLQHAVEMKQHKVIQILNKQSVSLPDSILRAKELAKAEKFEEALSVIDNALGKEGNPIDLYYYKGYCSGELGRYDEALAAYQQALSLDPGDLDFYFYTANAYRMMKRPEEAIAEYNKAIERKPEEMFYRYHKSNYLRELGRHEEAVIVMDELLAQQPWRYDYSFHKANSLRSLGKHREAAEAIENAITHDRTNPLYHYHKGQSLNLLGHYEAAMEQIDQAIEYGPDHADYYCEKACSLLELKRTEEAMALIERALTLHPNHGRAEGLKEKAAAAARK; from the coding sequence ATGAATCCTGACGCGATGAATGACGAACTCATTCAAGCATGCGACCGCGGAGACTTGGCTGCGACAGAGCAGCTGCTTGAGCGCGGTGCCGATGTTCATCATAAGGACGGCCAGGGCCGGACGGCTCTAATGGCTGCAACGCAGAGAAACCATGTCTCCCTTGCCCAAAGACTGATCGAAGCCGGCAGCGACGTGAATGCAAGAGACATTACCATGTTAACCCCATACCTCTGTGCAGGAGCTAACGGCTTTCATGAAATCCTGCGTCTAACCATTAACGGAGGAGCCGATCTCGCCAGCGTGAACCGCTTCGGAGGAACGACGCTGCTGCCTTCGAGCGAGAAGGGATATGCAAGAACCGTTCAGATTTGCCTGGAAGCGGGCGTTGCGGTGAATCACGTAAACAATCTGGGCTGGTCCGCGCTGCTGGAGGCCGTCATTCTTGGAAACGGGGGGCGGCTGTACGCCGATATCATTCAGCTTCTGGTTGAAGCGGGAGCCGACGTGCATCTGAAGGATCGTGACGGAAAGTCATCCCTCCAGCATGCGGTAGAGATGAAGCAGCATAAGGTCATCCAGATTCTCAACAAACAAAGCGTAAGTCTCCCGGACAGCATCCTAAGAGCGAAAGAGCTGGCGAAGGCAGAGAAGTTCGAGGAAGCCCTCTCGGTCATCGACAACGCGCTGGGAAAAGAAGGGAATCCAATAGACCTCTACTATTACAAAGGGTATTGTTCCGGAGAATTGGGGCGCTACGACGAGGCTCTGGCCGCTTATCAACAAGCGCTCTCCCTGGATCCGGGCGATCTCGACTTTTATTTCTATACAGCGAATGCCTATCGGATGATGAAGCGTCCGGAAGAAGCCATTGCCGAATACAATAAAGCAATTGAGCGGAAGCCCGAGGAAATGTTCTATCGTTATCATAAATCCAATTATTTAAGAGAGCTGGGCAGGCATGAGGAAGCCGTCATCGTGATGGATGAGCTGTTGGCACAGCAGCCTTGGCGTTATGATTATTCCTTCCACAAGGCGAACAGCCTGAGATCGCTAGGCAAGCATCGTGAAGCCGCCGAAGCGATCGAGAACGCGATCACGCATGACCGCACGAATCCGCTATATCATTACCATAAGGGCCAGTCCCTGAATTTGCTTGGTCACTATGAGGCGGCGATGGAGCAGATTGACCAGGCAATCGAATACGGTCCGGATCACGCGGATTATTACTGCGAGAAGGCTTGCAGCCTGCTGGAGCTTAAACGGACGGAGGAGGCCATGGCGCTAATAGAACGTGCACTTACGCTTCATCCGAACCATGGCAGAGCCGAGGGATTGAAAGAAAAAGCAGCGGCTGCCGCACGAAAATAA
- a CDS encoding xanthine permease, which translates to MDQVLMKMLWKKGDWAAFFGLLANNLTNLLTMISLLIFVVGFPEDMVYGRVVPAFGLAIFIASMAYGWFGYKLAKKTGRSDITALPSGPSAPSIFTVTFLVLIPVFRQTNDATFALQIGLVWCFFEALILVVGSFLGDVLRKVIPRTVLLSCLSGLGLLLLAMNPMLQSFETPIVAFIVLVIIFINWFGKSPIFKKIPTGFLLLIAGTVLAWVFGLQNPEAITAALSTLGFNPPEVHITSLFQGIPHALPYLASAIPLGLANYIFDLENIESAHAAGDHYNTRNVMLTNGVASSIGAFTGNPFPVTVYIGHAGWKSIGAGLGYTIASGFAMLIISLFGIGALLLSIIPVVAIVPILVYVGVVTANQVVRETPKIEVPVIFITLFPWIANWALTLANNIFSAAETTASKVGIDLLLSKGVYYNGLNHLGNGAPLSSLIWGSIAIFAILNKPLRAAVFAAIAAVLSLFGIIHAPTVGFAQDALMPFVYAYLMVAALFVYKHFSDLRDPANPLQSDS; encoded by the coding sequence ATGGATCAGGTACTCATGAAAATGTTGTGGAAAAAGGGAGATTGGGCTGCGTTCTTCGGCTTGCTTGCCAATAATCTAACCAATCTGCTGACCATGATTTCACTGTTGATATTCGTTGTAGGCTTTCCGGAGGATATGGTCTACGGGAGAGTGGTTCCTGCCTTCGGATTAGCTATCTTTATCGCAAGCATGGCTTACGGTTGGTTTGGATACAAGCTGGCAAAGAAGACGGGCCGAAGCGACATTACCGCGTTGCCTTCGGGTCCGAGCGCCCCATCGATATTTACCGTTACATTTCTGGTGCTGATTCCGGTATTCCGACAGACCAACGATGCGACGTTTGCGCTGCAGATCGGTCTCGTATGGTGCTTCTTCGAAGCCTTGATCCTGGTCGTCGGCTCTTTCCTGGGCGATGTGCTTCGAAAAGTGATTCCAAGAACCGTTCTCTTATCCTGTTTGTCCGGGCTTGGCTTGCTGCTGCTTGCCATGAACCCGATGCTGCAATCGTTCGAAACGCCGATCGTCGCTTTTATCGTACTGGTCATCATCTTTATCAACTGGTTCGGTAAATCCCCGATATTCAAAAAAATCCCGACCGGCTTTCTGCTGCTCATTGCCGGCACCGTCCTGGCTTGGGTCTTCGGATTGCAGAATCCGGAAGCGATTACGGCTGCGCTGTCCACGCTCGGCTTTAATCCGCCTGAAGTGCACATTACAAGCCTGTTCCAAGGAATTCCTCATGCGCTGCCGTACTTGGCGTCGGCGATTCCTTTGGGGCTTGCCAACTATATTTTCGACCTGGAAAATATCGAAAGCGCGCATGCGGCCGGTGATCATTACAACACCCGGAACGTCATGCTGACGAACGGCGTGGCTTCCAGCATCGGCGCATTCACGGGCAACCCGTTCCCGGTTACCGTGTACATCGGCCACGCCGGCTGGAAATCCATCGGCGCGGGCCTGGGGTATACGATTGCATCCGGCTTCGCGATGCTGATTATCTCGCTTTTTGGAATCGGGGCGCTGCTCCTGTCCATCATCCCGGTCGTCGCGATTGTTCCGATCCTGGTGTATGTCGGCGTGGTCACGGCGAATCAGGTCGTCCGGGAGACGCCTAAGATTGAAGTGCCCGTCATCTTCATTACCTTATTCCCTTGGATCGCCAACTGGGCCTTAACCTTGGCCAATAACATCTTTAGTGCCGCTGAAACGACGGCTTCCAAGGTAGGTATCGATTTATTGTTAAGCAAAGGCGTGTACTACAACGGTCTGAATCATCTGGGGAACGGCGCGCCGCTTAGCAGCTTGATCTGGGGTTCGATCGCCATCTTTGCCATACTGAACAAGCCGCTGCGGGCTGCCGTGTTCGCGGCCATCGCAGCCGTTCTATCCCTGTTCGGCATCATCCACGCGCCGACGGTCGGATTTGCCCAGGATGCCTTGATGCCGTTTGTATATGCTTACCTGATGGTTGCGGCGCTGTTTGTGTATAAACACTTTTCCGATCTTCGTGATCCGGCGAATCCATTACAGTCAGATTCATGA